One window from the genome of Kryptolebias marmoratus isolate JLee-2015 linkage group LG1, ASM164957v2, whole genome shotgun sequence encodes:
- the ep400 gene encoding E1A-binding protein p400 isoform X6, translated as MHHGSGSQSMQRQLQKSKSVSGSEAEEQQQQPPMAVTQQQATINHPQSPVTTFSSAASPSAPQSPNYQIIMSRSPVTGQNVNITLQNVVTANQQITLTPLPIQNPASPGFQHTTSQWRFEHAPSSYIQVTSPVPQPIQPQSPTQHSPVSLQGVTRAGAPPTALGVSSPTRFVEAGMLVRQINLSNQSGGGHFVYQEGTGLAQIAPAASGQVQITSPGTPGSVRERRLSQPHSQTGGTIHHLGPQSPVATGTNLPTLGSPGHITTSNLPPQISSIIKGQLARPMIFEKTAQGVVTGVGTTTASFSIPSSIPPSSPSLTSPSQGIPNNPLAPTSMTSGSMKKQAAKKLEEVAPSTPEIAQLRKQCLEHHTKKMESLKEVFKEYLIELFFLQHLQGNMMDYLAFKKKPCVPLYTYLRQNDLDLEDDDEEEEQSEVINDEVKVVTGKDGQAVTPVAISTQLPPNVSAAFSTQQQQFQGHQGPGSGTIANPGDMDAFKRQQAMVQTDQAKRPRIDVGRHGLIFQHPGVAPLGSPGVPLQQLMPTAQGGMPPTPQAVQIAGQKQNQQQYDPSKGPPVQNAASLHTPPPQLPSRLPQGALPMAGLPMALPQQAQLVENAAQSGGQLQAQVQVQAGGSVLATVNPHAQLQTQLQQQMQQGVHIQLQPQQQSQTILQAGQATVTLARPGTDLNQPVQRIMTNSVSLTSVSPAPLSTPNSNPSPQTSSSLRPLGSNINPSTQSKLTGTNGVSAVKVGGFGQNTSMQSSQEGSQDKQVEQAKLESQVHQRISELRKEGQWSASRLPKLVEASRPKSHWDYLLEEMQWMAADFAQERRWKEATAKKLVRTCARYHQEQTKSEERAQKEKETHLRHIASTVAREVEFFWSNIEQVVEIKLQFETYEKRLKALGLQKAAVSGQAGEKVNKVEGVTSAKKRKSSLSLVDEDVSDEESTIEEQEGMEGDTDHKAELIDLAKDAEMSLDALKKQYAGAYAESFEWPQPSPRSDKDDMEDTEEMDCASSSPPQAVLIDSLLSMDQYWGADKATSDSNGKPGRDIAEVAAATELLLPKGSFRTTSSTRSPAPFLLHGVLREYQQIGVDWLVNLYKKQLNGILADETGLGKTVQTVAYMAHLAGQEGIWGPHLIIVRTCKLLSWELEFKRWCPGLKILLYLGNRKERRSKRMLWDEANSFHVCVTSYKLLMKDQSHFLKRRWKHLVLDEVQLIKNVTQKHWETIFSLRSEQRILLINTPLQNTLKELWTMIHFLLPGITRPYSDFPVKAGTDQNQDYCHKLVIRLHRMIQPFILRRSKRDVEKQLPKKYEHILKCRLSGRQKSLYEDILTQPGTQEALKTGHFVSVLQVLMRLQRVCNHPELVAPRETGSSYFCSSLQCNVPSLVLEAVENQSSKIANLSIFDLINNENKLTRYQTEEAVPKLKVTQQLIEEIYTSPDQPPRPKLCPIKPMRLFQPVQYGTKPEGRLAAIGNAAGQRPPTSSPQNSTSSSITSQSGQTRGKSPVTTAATTPTSQGGDVVKIAQLANIAGGQTRITQPETPVTLQFQGNKFTLSPSQLRQLTTGQPLQLQGTLGNILHIVSAPGQQIIRPQGSMVLQTMPQAVPASSASVTSGTPLPALSTAQQTLGVTTNATSSPTKHPAAHSGSQEPSEEKSQLQKERLSRLFEANEQRCSRRVLYGSDVLQACTLSPDLTAAGWRWEGRESCVRAQRTCVGTTSTLQSTLLTTEDRLEAAQSLINRLTCVVPPAVAPPPHLYAANPPVPFSLEQKSFQRRLLEASAPHSADIHRLTSSHLLSYTDLQLMQMDSGKLEALAILLKKLRSESRRVLIFTQMLKMLDILEAFLDYRQLTYMRIDESLTYDERQENMKKFNRSRQVFCSILTNRCCAAVGTMVDADTIIFFDTDLNPTMDARTQEWCDKVGRSKDIHIYRLESGNSIEEKLLKNGTNDLIREVAAQGTDYTLAFLTQRTIQDLFEVEAGSGVKVEEFVVLHQEPSASEAISPKVARPYIQALHSINLDAEPEEEEGQEKELGSKESTGESENQVGEEPALTDELNAVMEQLTPIERYALHYLEYLHISDDEAALKEKLECAKRGWEMQQLQKLKEDDEERQITEGEEDLFTYTREDAYNMEYVFDAEDGHTEIMPLWTPPTPPQDDNDIYIDSVMMLMYDTTPMPESKLPPIYIRKEHKRLKMDPSAAARKKKKGHGETVIPPRSLFEKASMLKVRRESKDQKKNFSLKQQVPFAKPLPSLVKPAMEAGQDNPEWLISEDWALLQAVKQLLELPLNLTIVSPAHTPNWDLVSDVVNSCSRIYRSPKQCRNRYENVIIPREEGKLVYEANPKKKTKSIYKSKNSRPLRTSQIYTQDDNSSQIQLYNSHFEIMKIIASKRSPPIKPVVGMNPFQKNPKHASVLAESGISYDKPLPPIQVASQRAERIAKEKKALAEQQKAQQLAQQQQAGAPQAQVAPGQAQTPAAGQAQVPQAAGVPGATTVPNAAVLTGTIKNVAGGTTIQAATVGGNVIVNTVAGVPPSPFQANKRLSSPVIPGTLSPAGTAGAQVVHAQQRAVTATAASAEVVAIAAGQSVRAVTPVTASAVVSTTLSPVQSQNRPLVPQVTPTPGMQLTQKSTAYLQMLRQQQLQQQQQQQQATSPQIKAVNKPQELIKMQKHKVPIQQQQQVAAAVAAAAAAQGQQAAVTQQTAQVQPAQAGQASPQIATVAASRPGALQNPSTVQVARLTRMPAQGQIQAQAGQTAQVTLTKPPVVSVPAVVSGVTTLPGISVPIGPAQKAGGPVLASPFPQMQVQQLIPMKKAQHPTAIQAAAAAQQKAGQPQQGQAAGQQKQVTMQAAQTAQQQKVTYTTTTQLQQVIKPQFYTTTSIAQPQKTTATQQIQVAKIPQIVQPTVANIQQIVSSPQQIQAQPQTVTLTQAATSTTAQVQMIPTGMATAQVVQQKIIQQQVVTAAPSPQIQTPPPHSPAQQAAAPSAAESPVQQAAQPAKNQARQGGVRAKTPAKPSGGSS; from the exons ATGCACCATGGAAGTGGATCGCAGAGTATGCAGCGACAGCTTCAAAAATCCAAGTCTGTCAGTGGGTCAGAAGCAGaggagcaacagcagcagccacCGATGGCAGTTACACAGCAGCAAGCAACAATTAACCACCCTCAGTCTCCTGTGAccactttctcctctgctgCCAGCCCTTCAGCCCCCCAGTCCCCTAATTATCAGATAATCATGAGTCGAAGCCCGGTAACCGGCCAGAACGTGAACATCACTTTACAAAATGTGGTCACTGCTAATCAGCAGATCACTCTAACCCCTCTCCCCATTCAGAACCCAGCGTCCCCTGGCTTCCAGCACACTACGTCTCAGTGGCGGTTCGAGCATGCCCCATCCTCCTACATTCAGGTGACCTCACCTGTGCCCCAACCTATTCAGCCCCAAAGTCCCACCCAGCACAGCCCAGTCTCTCTACAAGGTGTCACGAGGGCAGGAGCACCACCAACAGCATTGGGAGTGTCGAGTCCAACTCGATTTGTCGAAGCTGGAATGTTAGTTCGACAAATCAATTTAAGCAACCAATCAGGAGGAGGGCACTTCGTTTACCAGGAGGGGACAGGACTAGCCCAGATTGCACCAGCAGCTTCTGGCCAGGTACAAATAACTTCTCCGGGAACACCAGGCTCTGTGAGAGAACGACGGCTTTCTCAGCCTCACTCTCAAACAGGAGGCACCATTCATCACCTTGGACCTCAAAGCCCTGTCGCCACTGGGACTAACCTTCCTACACTGGGCAGCCCTGGTCACATCACCACATCCAACCTACCTCCTCAGATCAGCAGTATCATTAAAGGTCAACTAGCACGCCCTATGATATTTGAAAAGACTGCACAAGGTGTGGTTACAGGAGTGGGAACCACTACAGCATCATTCAGCATACCCTCCTCCATTCCACCTTCTAGCCCATCTCTTACTAGCCCATCCCAAGGCATCCCCAACAATCCTCTCGCACCAACCAGCATGACTTCAGGCAGTATGAAGAAGCAAGCTGCCAAGAAGTTAGAGGAAGTTGCTCCTTCTACTCCAGAAATTGCCCAGCTTAGAAAACAGTGCTTGGAGCATCACACCAAGAAGATGGAGAGCTTGAAAGAAGTGTTCAAGGAATACCTGATTGaacttttctttctgcaacACCTTCAAGGGAACATGATGGACTATCTGGCATTTAAGAAGAAGCCTTGTGTTCCCTTGTATACTTACTTAAGACAGAATGACTTGGATCTTGAAGATGAcgatgaagaagaagaacagtCGGAGGTCATTAATGACGAG gtaaagGTTGTTACTGGAAAAGACGGCCAGGCAGTGACACCAGTTGCCATATCAACACAGCTTCCTCCcaatgtttctgcagctttctctactcagcagcagcagtttcag GGACACCAAGGACCTGGTTCAGGCACTATTGCAAACCCTGGAGACATGGATGCTTTTAAGAGGCAACAGGCTATGGTGCAAACAG ATCAGGCTAAGAGGCCCCGGATTGACGTTGGTCGCCATGGGCTGATTTTCCAGCATCCTGGTGTAGCTCCTTTAGGATCACCTGGCGTTCCACTTCAGCAGCTAATGCCGACTGCGCAAG GTGGTATGCCACCTACTCCTCAAGCGGTCCAGATTGCAGGGCAGAAGCAGAACCAGCAACAGTACGACCCATCTAAAGGACCGCCTGTGCAGAACGCTGCCAGCCTgcacacccccccaccccagcTACCCAGCCGGTTGCCTCAAGGTGCCCTCCCTATGGCCGGCCTACCTATGGCACTCCCTCAGCAGGCTCAGTTAGTGGAGAATGCAGCTCAGTCTGGTGGGCAGCTCCAGGCACAAGTGCAAGTGCAGGCAGGCGGGTCTGTCCTGGCCACGGTGAACCCCCACGCACAGCTCCAGACCCAACTACAGCAGCAGATGCAGCAGGGTGTTCACATCCAGCTGCAGCCCCAACAACAGTCCCAGACTATTCTACAGGCAGGACAAGCG ACGGTGACACTGGCTCGGCCTGGTACAGATCTAAACCAGCCGGTTCAGAGGATCATGACCAACTCGGTGTCATTAACATCCGTGTCTCCTGCTCCCCTGTCCACTCCAAACTCCAATCCATCTCCCCAAACATCAAGTTCTCTCCGTCCTCTCGGCTCTAACATCAACCCGAGCACACAGTCCAAACTAACGGGAACCAACGGGGTATCTGCCGTCAAAGTGGGCGGCTTTGGTCAAAATACCAGCATGCAGTCCTCGCAAGAAGGTTCTCAAGATAAACAAGTGGAGCAGGCTAAACTG GAAAGTCAGGTGCATCAACGTATCTCCGAGCTGAGGAAGGAGGGTCAGTGGTCAGCCAGCAGACTGCCCAAGCTCGTGGAGGCTTCTCGCCCAAAGTCCCACTGGGACTACCTGCTGGAGGAGATGCAGTGGATGGCAGCGGACTTCGCTCAGgagagaagatggaaggagGCTACCGCTAAGAAG CTTGTTCGCACATGTGCGCGTTACCATCAGGAGCAGACCAAAAGTGAAGAAAGagcacagaaagaaaaggaaactcaTCTCCGCCACATCGCCAGCACAGTTGCCCGAGAGGTGGAAttcttttggtcaaacattgagCAG GTTGTGGAAATCAAACTCCAGTTTGAAACGTATGAGAAGAGACTCAAAGCACTTGGTTTACAAAAAGCCGCAG TGTCTGGACAGGCAGGAGAAAAAGTCAATAAAGTG gaggGAGTCACctctgctaaaaaaagaaaatcaagtttGTCCTTGGTTGATGAAGATG TCTCAGATGAGGAGAGCACCATAGAGGAACAGGAAGGCATGGAGGGGGATACAGACCACAAAGCAGAATTGATTGACCTCGCCAAAGATG CTGAGATGTCTCTGGATGCGTTGAAGAAACAGTATGCTGGAGCTTATGCTGAAAGTTTCGAGTGGCCTCAGCCAAGTCCTCGTAGTGACAAGGATGACATGGAGGACACCGAAG AAATGGATTGTGCTTCGAGCAGTCCACCTCAAGCTGTGTTAATTGACTCCCTGCTTAGTATGGACCAGTATTGGGGTGCGGATAAAGCCACATCTGACTCAAACGGGAAGCCGGGCAGAGACATCGCGGAAGTGGCAGCTGCCACAGAACTCCTCTTGCCTAAAGGCAGCTTCAGAACCACATCATCA acTCGCAGCCCAGCACCTTTTCTACTGCATGGAGTGCTGCGAGAATATCAGCAAATTGGTGTGGACTGGCTGGTAAACCTATACAAGAAACAGCTCAACGGCATCTTAGCTGATGAAACGGGACTTGGCAAAACCGTACAGACAGTAGCTTACATGGCCCACTTAGCAGGACAAGAGG GCATCTGGGGTCCTCATCTTATTATAGTAAGAACATGTAAGCTGCTGAGCTGGGAGCTGGAGTTCAAGCGCTGGTGTCCCGGCCTTAAGATTCTCCTGTACCTGGGCAACAGAAAGGAGCGCAGATCTAAGAGAATG CTGTGGGACGAAGCCAACAGCTTCCATGTATGCGTCACATCGTACAAGCTCCTAATGAAAGATCAGAGCCATTTTCTAAAGAGAAGATGGAAGCATCTGGTTCTGGACGAGGTCCAGCTGATCAAAAACGTCACGCAGAAACACTGGGAAACCATTTTTTCTCTCAGAAG TGAGCAGAGGATTCTCCTTATCAACACTCCCCTCCAAAATACGCTCAAAGAGCTGTGGACCATGATCCACTTCCTGTTGCCAGGAATCACCAGGCCGTACTCTGACTTCCCTGTTAAAGCGGGCacagaccagaaccaggattaCTGCCACAAGCTAGTCATCCGTCTGCACAGG ATGATCCAGCCATTCATCTTGAGGCGCTCCAAAAGAGACGTGGAGAAACAGCTTCCCAAGAAGTATGAACACATCCTGAAGTGCCGTCTGTCCGGCAGACAGAAAAGCCTTTATGAGGATATCCTTACTCAGCCAGG GACTCAGGAGGCTCTGAAGACGGGTCATTTTGTCAGCGTGCTCCAGGTTTTGATGCGGCTGCAGCGAGTGTGTAACCACCCCGAGCTGGTGGCTCCCAGAGAGACCGGCAGCTCTTATTTCTGTTCTTCTCTTCAATGCAACGTTCCATCGTTGGTTCTGGAAGCTGTTGAGAATCAGTCAAGCAAG ATTGCAAACCTGTCCATATTTGATCTGATCAATAATGAGAACAAACTGACTCGGTATCAGACTGAAGAGGCCGTACCCAAACTAAAGGTCACTCAGCAGCTCATAGAGGAAATCTACACGAGCCCAGACCAGCCACCAAGACCCAAACTGTGTCCTATAAAACCCATGAG ATTGTTCCAGCCAGTTCAGTATGGCACGAAGCCAGAAGGTCGCTTAGCTGCCATTGGAAATGCAGCGGGTCAGCGTCCTCCAACGAGCTCTCCCCAAAACAGTACCTCATCTTCCATCACCAGTCAGTCAGGCCAAACCAGGGGCAAGTCCCCTGTCACGACCGCAGCAACTACGCCCACTTCTCAAG GTGGAGATGTGGTGAAGATCGCCCAGCTGGCCAACATAGCAGGCGGTCAGACTCGTATCACGCAGCCGGAGACTCCGGTCACGCTGCAGTTTCAGGGGAACAAGTTCACGCTGTCCCCCAGCCAGCTCCGACAGCTCACCACCGGACAGCCCTTGCAGCTTCAAGGTACACTCG GCAACATCCTGCATATTGTGTCGGCTCCGGGGCAGCAGATCATAAGGCCACAGGGATCCATGGTTTTGCAAACAATGCCTCAAGCTGTTCCTGCTTCCAGTGCTTCAGTAACATCTGGCACACCGCTTCCTGCTCTTTCAACAGCTCAGCAAA CACTGGGTGTCACTACAAATGCCACATCATCCCCCACCAAGCATCCTGCAGCTCACAGTGGTTCTCAG GAGCCTTCAGAAGAAAAGTCTCAGCTGCAGAAGGAGCGCCTGAGCCGCCTGTTTGAAGCGAACGAGCAGCGCTGCAGCCGCAGAGTGTTGTATGGGTCAGACGTGCTGCAGGCATGCACTCTGAGCCCGGATCTGACCGCTGCAGGCTGGAGGTGGGAGGGCAGGGAGAGCtgtgttagagctcagagaacATGTGTAGGTACAACTTCTACACTGCAGTCCACTCTGCTTACCACGGAGGACCGCCTGGAGGCTGCCCAAAGTCTGATCAACAG GCTGACGTGTGTGGTGCCTCCAGCTGTAGCTCCGCCCCCTCACCTGTATGCAGCCAATCCACCTGTTCCCTTCAGCCTCGAACAGAAGTCCTTTCAGCGGCGACTGCTGGAGGCCTCGGCCCCCCACAGTGCAGACATCCACCGTTTAACATCCAGTCATCTCTTGAGTTATACTGACCTACAGTTAATGCAGATGGACTCAG GTAAACTGGAAGCTCTTGCTATTCTACTGAAGAAGCTCAGATCAGAGAGCAGGCGTGTCCTCATCTTCACTCAGATGTTGAAGATGCTGGACATCTTGGAGGCCTTCCTGGATTACAGGCAGCTCACTTATATGCGCATCGATGAAAGCCTCACTTATGACGAAAGACAG GAAAACATGAAGAAGTTCAACAGGAGCAGGCAGGTGTTCTGCAGCATCCTGACCAACCGCTGCTGCGCTGCGGTTGGGACCATGGTCGACGCGGACACCATCATCTTCTTTGACACAGACCTCAACCCAACCATGGACGCCCGCACCCAGGAGTGGTGTGACAAAGTCGGCCGATCCAAGGACATTCACATATACAG ATTGGAGAGTGGGAATTCTATTGAAgagaaattgttaaaaaatggaACCAACGACCTGATAAGGGAGGTGGCTGCTCAGGGTACCGACTACACCTTGGCTTTCCTCACACAG CGGACGATCCAAGATCTGTTTGAAGTAGAGGCGGGTTCAGGCGTGAAGGTGGAGGAGTTTGTGGTACTTCACCAGGAGCCGTCGGCCTCAGAAGCCATTTCTCCCAAAGTAGCGAGACCCTACATCCAGGCTCTCCACAGCATCAACCTGGATGCTGAACCGGAGGAGGAAGAAGGGCAAGAGAAAGAGCTGGGAAGCAAAGAGTCAACAGGGGAGTCAGAGAACCAAGTTGGAGAAGAGCCTGCTCTGACAGATGAGCTGAACGCAGTCATGGAACAG CTGACTCCTATCGAAAGATATGCCCTGCATTATCTGGAGTACCTTCACATCAGTGATGATGAAGCTGCACTCAAg gagaAGTTGGAGTGTGCTAAGAGAGGCTGGGagatgcagcagctgcagaagctgaaggaggacGATGAAGAGCGCCAGATaacagagggagaagaagatCTATTCACCTATACCAGAGAGGACGCTTACAATATG GAGTACGTATTTGATGCGGAGGACGGTCACACAGAAATAATGCCG CTTTGGACTCCTCCCACGCCGCCGCAGGATGACAACGATATTTACATCGATTCTGTGATGATGTTGATGTATGACACCACACCCATGCCAGAGTCCAAACTGCCTCCGATCTACATCCGCAAGGAGCACAAGAGACTCAAGATGGACCCCTCAG CTGCAgccagaaagaagaagaagggccACGGGGAGACGGTCATACCTCCACGCTCTCTTTTTGAAAAGGCCAGCATGCTCAAAGTTCGCCGCGAGAGCAAAGACCAGAAAAAGAACTTTTCCCTCAAGCAGCAGGTACCTTTTGCCAAACCCCTGCCCTCGCTGGTTAAACCCGCCATGGAGGCTGGCCAGGACAACCCAGAGTGGCTCATCAGTGAGGACTGGGCTCTGCTTCAG GCTgtgaaacagctgctggagttgCCCCTGAACCTGACGATCGTGTCTCCTGCTCACACACCTAACTGGGATCTGGTGAGTGACGTGGTGAACTCCTGCAGCCGCATCTACCGCTCACCCAAACAGTGTCGCAACCGCTATGAGAACGTCATCATTCCCAGAGAAGAGGGGAAG TTGGTGTACGAGGCCAACCCTAAGAAGAAAACCAAGAGCATATACAAG TCTAAGAACAGTCGTCCGTTGAGGACCAGCCAGATCTACACACAGGATGACAATTCCTCTCAAATTCAGCTATACAACAGTCACTTTGAAATCATGAAAATTATTGCCAGCAAGAGGAGCCCACCAATCAAACCAGT GGTCGGTATGAATCCATTTCAGAAGAATCCCAAACATGCCTCGGTCTTGGCAGAAAG TGGGATCAGCTACGACAAACCCCTGCCGCCCATTCAGGTGGCCTCTCAGCGCGCTGAAAGGATTGCCAAAGAGAAAAAG gccCTTGCGGAGCAGCAGAAGGCCCAGCAGTtggcccagcagcagcaggccgGAGCTCCTCAGGCCCAGGTCGCACCTGGTCAGGCCCAGACTCCGGCTGCTGGCCAAGCTCAGGTCCCTCAGGCTGCAGGAGTGCCTGGAGCCACTACTGTGCCCAATGCTGCAGTACTG actgGAACAATTAAAAATGTCGCTGGAGGCACAACCATTCAGGCTG CCACTGTAGGAGGGAATGTGATTGTGAACACAGTAGCTGGAGTTCCCCCAAGTCCCTTCCAGGCCAATAAACGCCTTTCGTCTCCAGTCATACCAGGCACCCTGTCT CCTGCAGGCACAGCTGGAGCCCAGGTGGTGCACGCACAGCAGAGGGCTGTTACTGCTACTGCTGCTTCCGCTGAAGTGGTCGCGATAGCTGCAGGCCAGAGCGTCCGAGCCGTGACCCCGGTGACCGCGTCTGCCGTCGTCTCTACAACTCTGAGCCCAGTGCAGTCACAGAACCGCCCCCTGGTTCCTCAAGTCACGCCAA cccCAGGCATGCAGTTAACACAGAAGTCTACCGCGTACCTGCAGATGCTccgtcagcagcagctgcagcagcaacagcagcagcagcaggctaCTTCGCCTCAGATCAAAGCTGTAAACAAACCTCAG GAGTtgataaaaatgcagaaacacaaGGTGCcaatccagcagcagcagcaggtggctgcagcagtggcagcagcagcagcagcccagGGACAGCAAGCCGCAGTGACCCAGCAGACGGCCCAGGTGCAGCCCGCTCAGGCCGGCCAAGCCAGCCCACAGATAGCAACCGTGGCAGCGTCCAGACCTGGAGCTCTACAGAACCCAAGCACCGTGCAGGTGGCCAGACTG ACTCGAATGCCAGCTCAGGGTCAGATCCAGGCCCAGGCAGGACAGACGGCTCAGGTGACCCTCACTAAGCCTCCTGTGGTGTCCGTGCCAGCTGTGGTGTCTGGAGTCACTACACTGCCAGGAATCAGTGTGCCCATCGGACCGGCACAGAAAGCTG GTGGCCCCGTGCTGGCGTCGCCTTTCCCCCAGATGCAGGTGCAGCAGCTGATTCCGATGAAGAAAGCGCAACACCCGACGGCCATTCAGGCGGCAGCTGCAGCCCAGCAGAAAGCAGGGCAGCCGCAGCAGGGACAGGCCGCTGGACAGCAGAAG CAGGTCACGATGCAGGCAGCGCAGACAGCCCAGCAGCAGAAGGTGACctacaccaccaccacccaacTCCAACAAGTAATCAAGCCCCAGTTCTACACTACGACCTCCATCGCTCAGCCTCAAAAAACCACTGCAACGCAACAAATCCAG GTGGCTAAAATCCCTCAAATCGTGCAGCCGACTGTGGCCAACATTCAGCAGATTGTGTCTTCTCCTCAGCAG ATCCAGGCCCAGCCCCAGACTGTGACTCTGACCCAGGCAGCCACGTCAACCACGGCTCAGGTGCAGATGATTCCCACGGGGATGGCCACAGCCCAGGTGGTGCAGCAGAAGATCATCCAGCAGCAGGTGGTGACAGCGGCCCCCTCCCCCCAGATCCAGACCCCGCCTCCGCACAGCCCCGCTCAGCAGGCCGCGGCCCCCTCTGCCGCAGAGTCGCCGGTACAGCAGGCCGCTCAGCCCGCCAAGAACCAGGCTCGCCAAGGGGGCGTCAGGGCGAAAACGCCTGCCAAGCCCAGTGGGGGGAGCAGCTAG